A genomic segment from Sorangium aterium encodes:
- a CDS encoding Uma2 family endonuclease translates to MGQPAEKQRRATYADLEAVPPNKVAELIGGVLHVMPRPAPRHSRAESALQGELFGPFDRGRGGPGGWTILVEPELHFPDPHAPGEIDALVPDLAGWRIERMPELPETAYFALAPDWICEVLSPSTEDVDRDEKMPIYAREGVRHAWLVDPVKRTLEVYVLGADRRWGPAVVHRDAARVRVEPFEAIELDLSVLWAR, encoded by the coding sequence ATGGGCCAGCCCGCCGAGAAGCAGCGCCGCGCGACGTACGCCGACCTTGAAGCCGTCCCGCCGAACAAGGTGGCGGAGCTCATCGGGGGCGTGCTCCACGTCATGCCCCGGCCGGCGCCGCGGCATTCCAGGGCGGAGAGCGCGCTGCAGGGGGAGCTCTTCGGCCCGTTCGACCGCGGCCGCGGTGGGCCCGGCGGCTGGACCATCTTGGTCGAGCCGGAACTGCACTTTCCCGACCCGCACGCGCCGGGCGAGATCGACGCGCTCGTGCCCGACCTTGCCGGCTGGCGGATCGAGCGCATGCCCGAGCTGCCCGAGACGGCCTACTTCGCGCTCGCCCCGGACTGGATCTGCGAGGTCCTGAGCCCTTCGACGGAGGACGTCGACCGCGACGAGAAGATGCCGATCTACGCGCGCGAGGGCGTGCGGCACGCGTGGCTGGTCGACCCTGTCAAAAGGACGCTGGAGGTGTACGTGCTCGGCGCGGATCGCCGCTGGGGACCTGCGGTCGTCCACCGCGATGCCGCACGGGTTCGCGTCGAGCCCTTCGAGGCCATCGAGCTCGACCTCTCGGTCCTCTGGGCGAGGTAG
- a CDS encoding DDE-type integrase/transposase/recombinase, whose protein sequence is MQDPLKPKDHAEAVALYRSEIIGSLMHRELDRGELAEALADLSKQRFRPPRAHSPRTYSVPTLERWYYAYKTEGLEGLRPKPRKDKGRARELTPEQRQMLLDIREEHPSASVSLILDTLIAAGRIDKEAISATTVRRLYAEHRLDRVALRDRTGGKVRLRWQAEHPGALWHGDVCHVSPILVGGSVAPVRIHALLDDASRYILAIEAMSAEREVDMLALFIRALRKHGAPDALYLDNGSTYRGHTLHLACERLGTTLIHARPYDAPARGKMERFWRTLRERCVDFTGALGSLHDLNVRLYAWVDEHYHRTPHAALFGKSPAQVYEGYPHVTDNLDERKLRDALTTQARRRVRRDSTLSMDGEDWETDLGFLAGHLVTVSRCLVTPNEPPWIEHEGKRFALHRVDPVKNARRPRPACNLDVAHEARVPFDPPKTLLDKALGRTPRDGEEE, encoded by the coding sequence GTGCAAGACCCCCTCAAGCCGAAGGACCACGCGGAAGCGGTAGCGCTCTATCGCAGTGAGATCATCGGCTCGCTCATGCACCGCGAGCTCGACCGGGGAGAGCTCGCCGAAGCGCTCGCCGACCTGAGCAAACAGCGGTTTCGCCCACCGCGCGCCCATTCTCCGCGCACTTACTCGGTCCCCACGCTCGAGCGTTGGTACTACGCGTACAAGACCGAAGGTCTCGAAGGCTTGCGTCCCAAGCCCCGCAAGGACAAGGGACGGGCGCGCGAGCTCACCCCCGAGCAACGGCAGATGCTGCTCGACATTCGAGAAGAGCACCCGAGCGCCTCGGTCTCGCTCATCCTCGACACGCTGATCGCGGCGGGCCGGATCGACAAGGAGGCCATCTCCGCCACCACGGTGCGACGCCTGTACGCCGAACACCGCCTTGATCGCGTCGCGCTGCGCGATCGCACGGGCGGCAAGGTGCGGTTGCGCTGGCAGGCCGAGCACCCCGGCGCTCTGTGGCACGGCGACGTGTGTCATGTGTCACCGATCCTCGTTGGCGGCAGCGTGGCGCCGGTGCGGATCCACGCGCTGCTCGACGACGCCTCCCGGTACATCCTCGCGATCGAGGCGATGAGCGCCGAGCGGGAGGTCGACATGCTGGCGCTCTTCATCCGAGCACTGCGCAAACATGGCGCTCCCGACGCCCTCTACCTGGATAACGGCTCGACCTACCGCGGGCACACCTTGCACCTGGCGTGTGAGCGACTCGGCACTACCCTGATCCACGCCCGTCCGTACGACGCCCCCGCGCGCGGCAAGATGGAGCGCTTCTGGAGGACGTTGCGAGAGAGGTGCGTGGACTTCACCGGAGCGCTCGGCTCGCTGCACGACCTCAACGTCCGGCTCTACGCCTGGGTCGACGAGCACTACCACCGCACACCGCACGCGGCGCTCTTCGGCAAATCCCCCGCGCAGGTGTACGAGGGGTATCCCCACGTCACCGACAACCTCGACGAGCGGAAGCTCCGCGACGCGCTCACGACCCAGGCCCGTCGGCGCGTCCGACGCGACAGCACGCTCTCGATGGATGGAGAGGATTGGGAGACCGATCTCGGCTTCCTCGCCGGCCACCTCGTCACGGTGTCGCGGTGCCTCGTCACGCCGAACGAGCCGCCCTGGATCGAACACGAGGGCAAACGCTTCGCCCTGCACCGGGTCGATCCGGTGAAGAACGCCCGTCGCCCGCGGCCGGCCTGCAACCTTGATGTCGCGCACGAGGCGCGGGTGCCCTTCGACCCGCCGAAAACGCTTCTGGACAAGGCTCTCGGACGAACGCCCCGCGATGGCGAGGAGGAATGA
- a CDS encoding ExeA family protein has product MTMDFCSYFSFTAEPFSKEVEDGELWLPPSKQAILEMLIEAVHARKSVLLAGDPGVGKTCLLRALRHALSPQTFRLTYCANVTLGRRDFYRQLCLALGLARCSTAGDVFYAVSTHVEELAKERVFPVFVLDEAHLLHQDTLDHLHILLNYAWDSRALLSLVLLGLPELGERLRVRRNRSLYSRLHYRLTIDPLTPDDTADYLRVRLNRVGCAKELFTTDAIAMLHEAAAGSLRDTDRLATAALRAAARKKRKLVERDVFSRILQLDAEEPG; this is encoded by the coding sequence ATGACCATGGACTTTTGTAGCTACTTCAGCTTCACCGCAGAGCCATTTTCAAAGGAGGTCGAAGACGGCGAGCTCTGGCTCCCTCCGTCCAAGCAGGCGATACTCGAGATGCTCATCGAAGCGGTGCACGCCAGAAAGAGCGTGCTCCTCGCTGGTGACCCAGGCGTTGGCAAGACGTGTCTCCTCCGCGCGCTCCGTCATGCCCTTTCGCCGCAGACGTTTCGCTTGACCTACTGCGCCAACGTGACGCTTGGACGCCGGGACTTCTATCGCCAGCTCTGTCTGGCGCTCGGTCTCGCGCGCTGCAGCACCGCTGGAGACGTCTTCTACGCGGTCAGCACGCACGTCGAGGAACTCGCGAAGGAACGAGTATTTCCGGTCTTCGTCCTCGATGAGGCCCATCTACTTCATCAGGATACACTCGATCATCTTCACATACTCCTTAATTACGCCTGGGATAGCCGCGCATTGCTTTCGCTCGTGTTGCTTGGCTTGCCCGAGCTCGGCGAGCGGCTCCGCGTGCGCCGCAATCGCTCCCTGTATTCGCGCCTCCATTACCGATTGACCATCGATCCGCTCACGCCGGACGATACGGCCGACTATCTGCGTGTACGTCTCAACCGAGTCGGCTGCGCGAAAGAGCTCTTCACCACCGACGCGATCGCGATGCTGCACGAGGCGGCCGCCGGCAGCCTGCGCGACACCGACCGACTCGCCACGGCCGCTCTTCGAGCCGCTGCGCGCAAGAAGCGCAAGCTCGTCGAGCGCGATGTCTTCAGCCGCATCCTGCAACTGGACGCAGAGGAGCCCGGATGA
- a CDS encoding DUF6431 domain-containing protein yields MKERSPQQIVHLDLDVKGWLASPPTVDRARPARCPRCGAAACPLGGGLGLWGHGSRSRQVRGPLAAGERGGLVTIEVRRYRCRRCGATITVVPRGVAPRRHFAATAIGLALLLVGIASAALIEVRRRVSPWSASFDADSWATVRRWLRAIDQGRLFPSVRPSPLAASLRQRAERAAMTLVAMAPFAAEVLEAAVMAGAARAA; encoded by the coding sequence TTGAAAGAGCGGAGCCCTCAACAGATCGTCCATCTGGACCTCGATGTCAAAGGCTGGCTCGCTTCACCGCCCACCGTAGATCGCGCGCGGCCAGCCCGCTGCCCGCGTTGCGGTGCCGCGGCTTGCCCGCTGGGGGGCGGGTTGGGGCTGTGGGGTCACGGCTCGCGGTCCCGGCAGGTACGCGGGCCGCTGGCTGCCGGCGAGCGCGGCGGGCTCGTCACGATCGAGGTGCGCCGTTATCGATGCCGCCGCTGCGGCGCGACGATCACGGTCGTACCGCGGGGCGTCGCACCGCGACGGCACTTCGCCGCGACGGCGATCGGTCTGGCCCTGCTGCTCGTCGGCATCGCCAGTGCAGCGCTCATCGAGGTGCGGCGGCGTGTCAGCCCCTGGTCTGCCAGCTTCGATGCCGACAGCTGGGCGACCGTGCGGCGCTGGTTACGCGCCATCGACCAGGGGCGCCTCTTTCCGTCAGTCCGCCCCAGTCCCCTTGCTGCTTCGCTGCGGCAGCGGGCCGAGCGGGCCGCGATGACGCTCGTCGCGATGGCGCCTTTTGCGGCCGAGGTCCTCGAGGCCGCCGTCATGGCCGGCGCCGCGCGAGCTGCGTGA